The Stieleria maiorica genome includes the window GACCAGCATGATCGACATCGTCTTCCTGCTGCTCGTGTTCTTTGTGATGACGTTCAAGATCGTCGAAATGGAAGGTGACTTCACCGTCCGGATGCCCCTGGCCGGTGATTCCAACGCAACCCCCGACGTCACCGATCTGCCACTGAAACTGCGGCTGCGAGCCGACAACGACGGAAAGCTGACGTCGATGTCGTTGAACGAAATCAATCTCGGCACCGACTTCAACAAGCTTCGCGCCAACGTGATCGGGCTGGTCGGCACCGACGAACCGGTCGAAGGCGATGATGGTCCGGAGATCGAAATCGATACCGATTACAACCTCCGCTACGCCTACGTTATCCAAGCCATCACCTCGGTCAGCGGCTATCGCGACGACACCGATCAAGTCGTCAAACTGATCGAGAAGATCAAGTTCGCAAAACCGCGACGCTGATCTGCATGAATCAGGGACTCAGATTCGTAGCTACGCTCGCCAGAGCGTGGTCCTCCAACCGATCACACAGAGATCCACCTTCTGGCGAAGGTAGCTACGTTTGGGTTTATTCGTCACGCCCCGGCGATCACGTGGGACCGGATGATTGATCCCTTGGCCAGGTGTTCGTCAAAGATCCGGTCGATGATCTCCGGCGTGCAGTCCCCGTACCAGACCCCGTCGGGCAGCACGCCGACGATCGGGCCACCCTTGCAGACGCCGATGCAACCCGCCTTGATCCGCAAGACGATCGCGTGATCTTCCTTGCGGCGCTGTTTGACCCGGCGTTTGATCTGGTTCCACGCCGCGTCCATCGCCTTTCCGCTACAACACTTGGCGGTCTTGCGATCCATGCACACCACCAACGTATGCTCGACTTTGTCGAGTTTCAGTTTGGCGGCTTTCTTGCGGGCGGAGCTTAAATTCATTCGTCGCGGTTGACCACGGGATTGGAAACGTCGGGATCGTTGACTTCGGGCGAAGACACGGTTCCGGGCACGGGTTCGTTTTCGGATTTCATCTTCTGTTGAATCGACTCGCCGATCAGGTCGGTGATCTGTTGCTCGTCAAGTTCCTCTTCTTCCATCAACGCCCGAGTGACCTTCTCCAGATCGCCGCGATGCTCGCGCAACAGTTGTTCGGCGCGCTGGTCGGCTTCCATCAAGATCCGTGCGACTTCCTCGTCGATCAGTTCTTGAGTGTGCTCGCTGAATTGACGCGACTGGTGCATTTCGCGTCCCAAGAACGGATCCTCGTCACTGGTCTTGTAGCACACCGGGCCCAGTTTGGGACTCATGCCCCAGTGCGTGACCATTCGACGAGCGATACTGGTAGCGCGTTCCAGGTCGTTTTCCGCTCCGACGGTCGGTTCGTCGTAAACGATCTTTTCCGCCGCCCGTCCGCCCAACAGCACGATCAGCTGGTGTTCCAATTCCTTCTTGCTGACGTTCAAGCGGTCTTCGTTGGGCACGTATTGGGTGACGCCCAAGGCACGTCCGCGCGGGACGATGGTGACCTTGTGGACGGTGTGTGCTCCGTC containing:
- a CDS encoding ExbD/TolR family protein — protein: MRMRHEVEHEKNELNMTSMIDIVFLLLVFFVMTFKIVEMEGDFTVRMPLAGDSNATPDVTDLPLKLRLRADNDGKLTSMSLNEINLGTDFNKLRANVIGLVGTDEPVEGDDGPEIEIDTDYNLRYAYVIQAITSVSGYRDDTDQVVKLIEKIKFAKPRR
- a CDS encoding (2Fe-2S) ferredoxin domain-containing protein; protein product: MNLSSARKKAAKLKLDKVEHTLVVCMDRKTAKCCSGKAMDAAWNQIKRRVKQRRKEDHAIVLRIKAGCIGVCKGGPIVGVLPDGVWYGDCTPEIIDRIFDEHLAKGSIIRSHVIAGA